Part of the Fretibacterium sp. OH1220_COT-178 genome is shown below.
GGCTGGGAGCGGACGGGAGGGGTCTCCGGCGTCTGGAGCGACGGGACCGCGAGGCGCTGCGTCGTCCGGGCCTTTGTCAGCGGGACGGCCGGGGTGGGTGGCTTCTCCGGAAGGATGAGCAAGGGAATCGCGGATCGATGCGAGATGCAGGGCGACGTCGAGGGCGGGGACGCGGTCGGCGGCCTGGTGGGCAGCATGGGATCCGGGAAGCTCGAGAAGTGCGCGGTCTTTGGAGGCGTGCGGGGAGTTCTGGCCTCGGGACGGGAGATAGGCAAGTCCATGCACTGAAGCAATGACCGAAGAAGTAAATGAAGGAGGGGCTCCCGCTCGGAGCCCCTCCTTCATTTCTGGGGCGAAAGAAGGCTTTCGAAGGCGACGGCATCCTTGAGAAGGCTTTCGGCCTCGTTCAGGGGGACGGGCTGGGAGAAGAAGTACCCCTGGCCCTGGACGTCGAAATCGGACAGCCAAAGGACCTGGTCCTCGTTTTCTATGCCCTCGGCCACGATTTTCAGGCTCAGCGTATGCGCCATGTCGATGATGGTCTTGACCATCCCCGGGGTCTTGGGGGATGTGAAAAGCTGATCCATGAAGGACTTGTCTATCTTGATGCAGTCGATGGGAAGCTGATTGATGTACTGCAGCGAGGAGTAGCCCGTGCCGAAGTCGTCCAGGGCGATGCGGACCTTCAGGCGCTTGATCGCTTCCAACTGAGCGCTCGCCATGTCCAGGTTGTCGATCAGCATGCTCTCGGTCACCTCCAGGACGAAGTTGTCCGGGGGCAGCGAGGCATTGCTCATCTCGGATTCGATGAAAGGGGCGAAGCCGAAGTCCCGGAGCGATGCTCCCGAGACATTGGCGCTGATGAAGAAAGGGGTCCCATTTGCCTTTTCGGAGAGGCTGCGCAGGGTCTCTATGGCCCGGGAGATAATCTGCCGATCGATGTCCGCGATCAGGCCGGACTCCTCCGCTGCCGCGATGAAGGCCGCGGGGGAGAGGATTCCCCGGGAGGGATGGTGCCATCGGACCAGGGTCTCGAACCCCGCCAGTCTCCTGGTGGAGAGCTGGTAGATGGGCTGGAAGTAGGGAACGAAGTGCGAAAGGGTGAGGGAGTTCTGGATCTCCGCAGTCAGGGTGAGCAGGTTGGTCCTGTTGCCCGCCTGCATCCTTCGCTTCTCCGGGGAGGTCGATTCGAAGTGGATGGTGCCGAACCCCTGTTTTTTCGCCTCGGCAACGGCATCCGAGAGCCGGGCCAGAAGCTGGGCGGAGGAAACGTCCTCGGCAATATCCAGGATGGCGGCGATGCTGGCGCTGGGGAACAGGTTGTCCCCCTCCATCGATATGGGCATGGTGATCAGCCTTTGCAGCCTT
Proteins encoded:
- a CDS encoding sensor domain-containing protein — encoded protein: MPLQESAASLHALKDALSSLARSWRPGERLSCTPEGERDCKGLVDAINGLLDSREELLDRIPVPLLLSDEHGKILFHNKALLALCGRAPEDSLLDMEESSLFDTEQRNGSTTAVSLDGKIHACTIAGNALTCEASLIRNKGLPVPVRCFRTQLVSGGRSLTLSTLYDMTERDAMEKRLRQMAYFDPLTGLPNRNSFLDELDREIRKFLDSGGYLFSVILADMDRFKLVNEQIGSREADKVLLEVVERIKTILGGFATIFRIGGDEFAAIIHGTNSREYMESLLTRLQRLITMPISMEGDNLFPSASIAAILDIAEDVSSAQLLARLSDAVAEAKKQGFGTIHFESTSPEKRRMQAGNRTNLLTLTAEIQNSLTLSHFVPYFQPIYQLSTRRLAGFETLVRWHHPSRGILSPAAFIAAAEESGLIADIDRQIISRAIETLRSLSEKANGTPFFISANVSGASLRDFGFAPFIESEMSNASLPPDNFVLEVTESMLIDNLDMASAQLEAIKRLKVRIALDDFGTGYSSLQYINQLPIDCIKIDKSFMDQLFTSPKTPGMVKTIIDMAHTLSLKIVAEGIENEDQVLWLSDFDVQGQGYFFSQPVPLNEAESLLKDAVAFESLLSPQK